GTACTTGGCTTGTGCATTGCAAACAGTACAAAGAGATACATTGTGCGGACTCACTATTGCTCCAACCATGTACCCGGGTGGGATGGTTCCAAATGATGAATGAGATAGATCTTCCGCCGTAACAATGGCCATAATAATGAACGGTGCTCCCAAGATAAGCATGGTAATCTGGAATAGTAGTTATAGTCAAAGGAGAACAAAAATGGTAAAAGTAGAGTATAGTTGAAGTACagtactgattcaactcctTATGGAGTATGTACTCTGAGCTTCAGTCATTGACTGAAGGAGGAGCCCTGGTAGTCACACTTAATTGGCGGATGTCAATGTACAGTTAAATGGTGAAGCTGTGCGATCTCTGACCCCGACAAGCTGCGGTTGAGCATTGATGAAGCGATGTAGAGGTTTAGCTCCTCCCACTCTGTCTTGGACAGTATCACTGTTTCCACGAGTTTGGCTCACAGATAAGATCTCCACCGACATGTTCT
This portion of the Vanacampus margaritifer isolate UIUO_Vmar chromosome 4, RoL_Vmar_1.0, whole genome shotgun sequence genome encodes:
- the LOC144051107 gene encoding uncharacterized protein LOC144051107 isoform X2, with the translated sequence MSVEILSVSQTRGNSDTVQDRVGGAKPLHRFINAQPQLVGITMLILGAPFIIMAIVTAEDLSHSSFGTIPPGYMVGAITARITVYIVFMFYVFVGVIILIVMSSLAIAALRSSRSQAIVVMSTTANAAPAELQDEQSAS